From the Chitinophaga lutea genome, one window contains:
- a CDS encoding carboxylesterase family protein has product MSRSKETVLAALVLLLAAHVSAQQTVQKFIRETPYLLYLPQQYDANPSKTWPLLMFLHGSGERGTDVEKVKQHGPPMLIEKGKQFPFIVVSPQAPEGRAWDAALLKELLADVQKKYRVDDDRIYLTGLSMGGYGTWDFAMSSPQLFAAIAPICGGGDASRAWRLKNIPVWCFHGAKDYVVPLDASQRMIDAVKPINKNVKFTIYPETGHDSWVEAYNNDSLYTWLLSQKRYRHRPVPVAENVLKTYEGAYAGQNTDTVTIVLENGKLVAGSRKGKIELKPGADNIFFFDEKAFDHMEFTRKPDGTPAELILVGDRRQPFKKVR; this is encoded by the coding sequence ATGAGCCGTTCAAAAGAAACCGTCCTCGCTGCCCTGGTGCTGTTGCTGGCTGCGCACGTAAGCGCGCAGCAGACCGTACAGAAATTTATCCGCGAAACGCCTTACCTGCTGTACCTCCCGCAGCAGTATGACGCGAATCCTTCCAAAACCTGGCCGCTGCTGATGTTCCTGCATGGCTCGGGTGAAAGAGGAACGGATGTGGAAAAAGTAAAACAGCACGGCCCGCCGATGTTGATCGAGAAAGGGAAACAGTTCCCCTTCATCGTGGTGTCGCCGCAGGCGCCGGAAGGAAGAGCCTGGGATGCTGCGCTGCTCAAGGAACTGCTGGCCGACGTGCAGAAAAAATACCGCGTGGACGATGACCGTATTTATCTCACCGGTCTCAGTATGGGCGGTTACGGTACCTGGGATTTCGCGATGTCCTCTCCGCAACTGTTTGCGGCCATTGCGCCCATCTGCGGCGGTGGCGACGCTTCAAGGGCATGGCGGCTGAAAAACATACCGGTATGGTGTTTTCATGGCGCCAAAGATTACGTGGTGCCGCTGGATGCGTCGCAACGGATGATAGATGCCGTGAAACCCATTAATAAAAACGTGAAATTCACCATCTACCCGGAAACGGGCCACGACAGCTGGGTAGAAGCCTATAATAACGACAGCCTCTACACCTGGCTGCTCTCGCAGAAACGTTACCGTCACCGGCCGGTGCCGGTTGCGGAAAATGTGCTGAAAACCTATGAAGGCGCCTATGCGGGTCAGAATACGGACACGGTTACCATCGTCCTCGAAAATGGCAAACTGGTTGCCGGTTCCCGTAAAGGCAAAATCGAATTGAAGCCCGGCGCCGACAATATCTTCTTTTTCGATGAGAAAGCTTTCGATCACATGGAGTTCACCCGCAAGCCGGACGGCACGCCAGCGGAGCTTATACTGGTAGGAGACAGGCGGCAGCCGTTCAAAAAGGTCAGATAA